AATAAATTTGTATATGTTCCAGTTGCTCTTGAAATTTTTATCTCTTCAAGTAAAGTTGGAACCCTTGTATAATAAACTCTAAATCCATCTATTATTGCTCTATTGCCTAATGCTTGTGAAATATATGATTTTCCAGTACCCGTTTTACCCGTAATTATTATATTTTGATGATTTCTAATAAAGTTCATATTTGCTAAATCTTTTATTACTGATATATCAATTTTCCTTTTAATAGAGTAATCTATATCTTCTATTGCTGCTTGTTTATCTTTAATTTTTGAGAGTTTTAAATTCATTGATATTTTTTTGTTATGTAAAAATATCTCTTGAGATTCTAATAAGTTATATAATCTCTCTTCGAAGCTGAGTTTATTGTAACTTATATCCTCTATTTGTCTTAAATATGCCTGTTTTAATCCATCATATCTTAAATCATTTATTTTATTTATTATTGTAGTTTGGTTCATTTTTTGCCTTTTTATTTTAGATTTTTATTTATAATAATCAGATCCACGAATATTTTCATGGTTATTAAATAGTGTTGATGTTGTAGTATTAGCAACAACTAAGTATAGTTTTTTTGATAAAATTGATTCTATTGATTTAACACTTTTTGCATCAATTTTTATTGCATATGATAGTGCTAAATTTAACTCAATTTTTCCATATATTTTTGCTAAAGACAATATTGCAATTATCGTTCTATATGCTTTTACAGGGTATGGAGCTTCAGATAATCTTTTTTCAACAAACTCTTTAGTTTCATTTCCAATATTTTCACCCCAAGATATTAATCTTTGAGGATTCATCTTTTCACTTTGATACTGATGATTTAAAGGCATATGCTCTTTTATTGTTGAAGAATCATTTATTTTATATAATCTTGGATGAGTAGCAACTATTTTCGATTTATGATATATTTCAACTAATGTAGTTGAATATTTTATCTCTACTCTCTCTTTTAGATATTTAAATGGTACTGAGTAATAACATTTTAAAAGTTCAACATGATAATCTATATTTACAGTCGCAATTTTTAACTCTTTATAGATAAATCTATTTATTGGTAATTGTTGTAAATATGATTTTTCAAGTTCTATAAATAGTTCTGATCTACTTTTACCTATTTTTTTAATAATTTTATTATTATAAATATCAAGTAGTGGATTTATTGCTTGATTTATTTCATCAATATTAAAAAAGCTTCTATTTCTAAATCTTGCTATTATCCATCTTTGAATTGCTTGTACACCTTGTTCTACTTTTGCTTTATCTTGTGGTTTATATGGACGTGCTGCTTCTATTGCATAGTTATAATGTCTTGAAAGTTCTGCATAATTTTCATTAAACACTATGCCATTCTTATTATTTGAAATAATTGCACTTTTTAGATTATCAGGAACAATTACTTTAGGAACACCTTCATAAAAATTAAATGCTTCTACATGAGATTTTATAAAATCTTCAACTTTTTGAGAAGAAGTTGCATGAACAAAGGTATATCCACTTAATCCTAGTACACTTACAAATATTTGTGCTTTTTCAACTTCACCTGTTTTTAAATTTATTACAGGAACAGTTAATCCACTATAATCTACGAACATTTTTTCACCAGCAACATATGTTTGTCTCATTGTAGGATTTAATTTTCTTTTATATTTATAGTAATACTCTTTAAATTGGCTACAACCATATCCATCTGGATGCATCTCTTTATACTCTTGCCACAACAGTTCAAAGGTTACACCTTTTTTTGTTATCTCTTTATGAATATATTCAACATCTGGTATTGGTCTTGATTTATAGCTTTTTGGTAAGGATTTTTCAGGAAATAGAATTTGACTAATTTCATCATCATCAAGATTAAGAAATTCATCAATTTTTTTATCTATTATTTCAAATCTTTTACAATAATCCCCAACAGTTGATGAAGGTACATTTAAAGCTCTACTAATTTGACGGTACGATATATTGGTAATAAACTTTAATCTCAATATATCTTTTATTTTTTTCATAGAAAGTCTCCTCATTTTTACCCTTTGTTTTTTACAAAGTGTAATTAAATATTTAGAAAATTTCTACTTGATAAATTCCAGCCGGAATTCTTTAAAATTGTCCGAATATAAATCGGCTAGCTGTCCGAATCAACTCCGGCAGAGTGTCCGGATGTAAATCGGCTGGCTGTCCGAATTGTTCCGGCGTATGCAGATTGAAAAGAAATTGTAAATTTTCTTCTAATTTATCCATTGTTTTTATATCTGAACATTTTATTAGATAAGATTCATCTAGATTAAAGCTGCCCCAAATTTTTTCTAAAGTATTATATCTTGTTTTGATACTTCTTGATTTTCCAATTTTTATCCTTTGTTTATCTTCTTGCAATAAAAAATATATATAATAACCATTCATATTAGACCTTTTAGTTTAGTTTCTAATTTATAACATATCATTTGGATAAAAATTTATAGTTATGTTTTATTATAGTGTAAAATCTTTCTCTTTTTTTATTTTAAATTTAGTTTTAGTTTCTTTAACTTTAGAATCAATTACTCTAAATATTTTTTGTATATCTTCTTCTGTATAAGAATAATTACTTTTATTAGAGCAATTACCTAAAATGTCTAATTTATCTAATAATTCATTTACTCTTTTTGAAGCAACTCTTTTAAATTTGTCATGTTTATCTTCTTTATTAATCATATGATGTATACCTATTTTAATTTTCTTAGTTCTTCTATAATGTATGATGTCTCAAATAATACTGGTGCTAAAGCACTAGTTGTTTGTTCTATGTTTATTTTGTTTTCTTCAATTTCAATCTTACTATTTTTATATTCTAATGCAATGCCATACATTAAGTACATAGTTTTATATTCTTCTTTAAATTGATCTTCTTTTTCTAAATTTCTTTTAATATTCTTTTTTAAATGAATATTATCCATATTTATAAAATAATCATTACCTTTTATTGTTAAAACACTTGTTTCATCAAAATCATAACTTTCCCATTCGTCTTTATATATTTCAGCTAATTTTGGTAATTTTAATTTAGGATTATCTTTTTTTATTTTTGCATTGTTAGATTTTTTATTTTTTATTCTACTAGGCATAATTCTTATTGAAAAAGTACTTTTGAATTGGCTATCAATCGATTTACAAATTGAACTAAAAGTTAATACTTCATCAATTTTTACAGTTTCAGGTAAACTAACTATGATTGTACACTTCCCATTCATTAAAGAATAAGAATAATTAACATGATATCCTTCTTCATTTGTTAAAGTAAATCTTCCTGGAGCATTTTCTCTATCAAAAAAATCATTAACAACATCAGTTTTAAATTGTATTTTAAACTTACTATTTATAGGAACTTCTTTAGGCATTATAATTGAATATTCTTTAATTAAATTAAAGAAAGTTGGCTCAAATAATCCAAAATATTCTACTTTTTCTTTTTCTCCATTGTTAACCTCTAATTTATTTGGTAATTGAGTACCCAAATCAAATAATGATGCTATAGTCGGATTAGATTTTAATACTTTTTGAAGAGAGTTTAATATATGTTCATCATTTGTAACTTTATCTTTTAATTTTTCTTTTCTAACTTTTTCATTTTCTATATATAGAGCTTTACAGTTTTTTATTTCTTCAATAACTAGTTCTTCTAGTTCTTTTTTAAAAATACTTTCTCTTAAATATTCTCTATTTCCCATTATTAGATTTTCTCGAAGTTCTTTTTTTATTTCTGAAACATCAACATAAACTAAAATATTTTTTGATATGTAATCAAGACCTATTTCTTTACGACTAAAAATTCTTTGATTTACAAAACCATGGACTTGACCATTAATTATATATGCAATTCCTTCGTCTTCTTTAAATCCTTTTAAATCATTTTGTTCATTTGTTTTTTTTATTAAATAAATCTCTAATCCAATTTTTTCATTATATATTTCTAGGTTACTTTTTCTAGGAAAACCATATTCAATTTTATCATTTTTTAACCTTGTAATATTTCCTCTTAATGTTACTTCTTTATTACTAGATTCAGATTCAAAACAGGTTCTTCTATCGGAAACTAATGCAGTTAATGGCATATTTGGGAGTAGTTGAGACAGTTTCCATGTAAATTGATTTTTTATTACAGATGTATTTTTATTTTTATAGTTATATAACTTTATATAAGTACCCCATTTCATTGGTTGAGAGTATGTATCACTTATAATATTCTTGCTTGGGAGTATATCCAAAGTCTCTTTTTTTAATAAAGGAATATTGTTATCAATAACTAAATACTCAATAAGAGAATTAGTTGTATTTTTATCAAATGAGTTTTTTCTCGTAATAGTAAATGCCCAAAACTTACTTAATTCATCAGTAGATTCTATTTTAGGATCTTTTTTTGATGCTATAAGTTGAATATTATATTCCCCACAAAAAGGTATCACCCCTGTGCTTCCCATATTAAATTTACCCTGAACAAAAGGCGTTTTTAGCTTATTAGATTTATTTAATGAAAGGAGAGTATTTTCAAAATTATTTGGAGATTGACCTTCCCCATAATCAGCAATTATTAAATTCATCAACTTATTACTTGGACCTGTGGCATAAATTTGAATATCTTCTATAGAAAATTTATCAAGATATCTCTGTATAGCTTCTTTCATAGATTGTGGAGCATTTTTTGATTCTGGATTTATACCTTCTCTCTTACATTCTCTCATAAGTAAAGCATCGATTGAATTTACTATTTTTTCTACAAATGCAGCAGTTGGTGTAGCTTGTTGATTACTTATTACACCTATGTTGTTTTCTAATCCTCCATATGGTTTCCAAAAACTTGGATTTGTCCATATACCATTTTTTTTCAATAATTCAACAACTTCATCTTCCGTCTCTAAATGTAATATGTTATTAAATAAATCATATGTATTCAAAAATGCCTCCTTTTTTGTAGTTTTGAAGTATACATAATAAAATATATTTTGTCAAATAATAAATATATATACAAATAAATGAATATATTGTATATATATGATTTATATTATCTATTAGGTACAACTATATAAATTAAAATATAAAATTATTTACTTCAGCTATAATATATGCTACACTTATAAAAAGTAACTAAAAAATTATTGGTGAGAAAAATGTTATATGATGAATATAGTATAGAATCGATTTTGAATTATTCAAAACATTTAGAAGGTAAAACTTTAAGAGAAGTTTTTAGTAGTGAAGTATTAGAAAGCATGAGAAAAGAAATTGAAGGAAATAAAGGAAAATTCGGACAAATTTTAGAACGATACTTTTTTGGTTATGAATGTAATTCTGATAGTGAACCTGATTTTCCTTGTGGTTTAGAACTAAAAGTTACACCATTAAAAAAACTTAAAAATGGTACTTTATCTCCAAAAGAAAGATTAGTATGTAATATTATTAATTTTGAAAATATAATTAATGAATCATGGGAAGAATCATCATTTTTGAAAAAAAATCAAAATATGTTAGTGATACAATACATTGACCCACTTGATAAAAATATAGATAGATTAGATTATAAAATAGTAAAAGTTTTTTTACATAATATTAATCATAATTTTGAACATATAGAACAATTTAAACAAGATTGGAATACTATTGTTTCAAAAATAAAAGATGGGAAAGCTCATAAATTATCTGAATCTGATACAAAATATCTTGGTGCTTGTACAAAAGGTGCAAAAGCTGCAACTTCATTTAGAAAACAGCCTAATTCAGAAGAACTTGCAAAACAAAGAGCTTTTTCTTTTAAAACAAAATATATGAAAAGTTTAATTTAATAAATATCAGTAATTTTATAAATAATTTAGAAAATTAAAGTAGATTATCTAAGTTTCTTGATAATAATTACAACAATAAAGAAGCTTTGAAGGTTTTATTTTTGTACTAATACACTGTAAAAGAACCTTTAAATATAGTCTTATATTTGAATTATATAATCAAAAAGGAATAGGAAAAGGAATTTTCCATGCTCCTTCATAGTAGATATAAATCAATTAATTTTACTTCTATATAAACTTATTAAATACATTGATAATAGTTGAAATAAAGGAATATTCTGTTTTTCTTTTAATATATCTTGGCTAACTAAATTATCTGCATTAAAATCATCTCTATACTTTTGAATTAAAATACTTCCTTTTTTAAAAAAAGTTTCTAAGTCTAAATATTCAGAATTTCTATTATCATCTTCAAATAACTTTTGCAATAGACGAGAAGAAGGTATATTTTTGCATAATTCTTTACATTCTTTTAAAAAATTTTGATATTCATTTGGTAATTTACTATTAATAAAAGCTTCTATATCTTTAAATATATCTTTTTTAATTAAAATTTCTTTGAATTCTTTTCCTGAACCTAAAAATACATAAATAAACCAATCTTCACCTGCATTAATTGATTTATCTACAGCTGAGTGATTCATCAATGTAACAGTCATATTTCCACCTTTAAAAAAGTGTCTTC
Above is a genomic segment from Aliarcobacter cryaerophilus containing:
- the istA gene encoding IS21 family transposase, whose protein sequence is MKKIKDILRLKFITNISYRQISRALNVPSSTVGDYCKRFEIIDKKIDEFLNLDDDEISQILFPEKSLPKSYKSRPIPDVEYIHKEITKKGVTFELLWQEYKEMHPDGYGCSQFKEYYYKYKRKLNPTMRQTYVAGEKMFVDYSGLTVPVINLKTGEVEKAQIFVSVLGLSGYTFVHATSSQKVEDFIKSHVEAFNFYEGVPKVIVPDNLKSAIISNNKNGIVFNENYAELSRHYNYAIEAARPYKPQDKAKVEQGVQAIQRWIIARFRNRSFFNIDEINQAINPLLDIYNNKIIKKIGKSRSELFIELEKSYLQQLPINRFIYKELKIATVNIDYHVELLKCYYSVPFKYLKERVEIKYSTTLVEIYHKSKIVATHPRLYKINDSSTIKEHMPLNHQYQSEKMNPQRLISWGENIGNETKEFVEKRLSEAPYPVKAYRTIIAILSLAKIYGKIELNLALSYAIKIDAKSVKSIESILSKKLYLVVANTTTSTLFNNHENIRGSDYYK
- the istB gene encoding IS21-like element helper ATPase IstB — translated: MNQTTIINKINDLRYDGLKQAYLRQIEDISYNKLSFEERLYNLLESQEIFLHNKKISMNLKLSKIKDKQAAIEDIDYSIKRKIDISVIKDLANMNFIRNHQNIIITGKTGTGKSYISQALGNRAIIDGFRVYYTRVPTLLEEIKISRATGTYTNLLKKYSRFELLILDDFGTSTITTDDATNLFEIIEDRTELNSTIITSQLPVSSWYNYLNNDTVADAILDRIIHSSHRIELEGESMRKLRSKINKI
- a CDS encoding MutH/Sau3AI family endonuclease codes for the protein MLYDEYSIESILNYSKHLEGKTLREVFSSEVLESMRKEIEGNKGKFGQILERYFFGYECNSDSEPDFPCGLELKVTPLKKLKNGTLSPKERLVCNIINFENIINESWEESSFLKKNQNMLVIQYIDPLDKNIDRLDYKIVKVFLHNINHNFEHIEQFKQDWNTIVSKIKDGKAHKLSESDTKYLGACTKGAKAATSFRKQPNSEELAKQRAFSFKTKYMKSLI
- a CDS encoding GIY-YIG nuclease family protein → MNGYYIYFLLQEDKQRIKIGKSRSIKTRYNTLEKIWGSFNLDESYLIKCSDIKTMDKLEENLQFLFNLHTPEQFGQPADLHPDTLPELIRTASRFIFGQF